TATTCAGGACTGAAGATGAAACTTAGCCTAAAGTGATTGTATTGTGGATCAGGTTCAGAAGTAGGGCTAAGCGAAGGAAATCCGACCCCGTTTATAGCTTGCTCGCAGGATACAATCTTGGCCGCCAATTTTCAGTGTGCAAATGATTTTCTCGAATAAAAAAGCAAGCTTTTAACACGCGATTCTTTATATTGCATATATTTATGACCTATATGCATAATATACATGTTATTCATTCAAAGGCTTGTTTTATTTTATAGTGTATCACTAAAGTTAAAATAAATGGTTAAATATTGCTATTTGGTTCAAAAATAGacactttttttttaataaaaaaagagaccaaaaaaGGTTAAAGCAAACTACATCAAAACAATTCCTATTGTGTGATGCCAAGAGCCAGGGGCGGAACTGGGCCCAAGTGGGGCTTGGCCTTCCCAAatattcataaaatttatttaataggtgtaacatttttttacttttattaattGATTTTTCAACTTTGTTTAGAAAATTCATTTGATAACTTCACCTAGTTGCATCTTATTTAACATCAAAACTTTATAAAATAggataattatttaattcttgcaATTAATGAACACATAAACGTTATTTACATGCCCTTTtactttttattatatttttatatagtttaaaaatttaataattatatttttataaatttaaaaatttaataattatatttttattaaatgagataatattaaagtgaaaatgataaATGACTTATCACAAAACATAGGAAAAAGATGCTTTCAGTCAAGCTAAAAATAATGTCTGCAGGAGCATTCTCCAATCGTGCTCAGCTGAACCTCTCAATCCATGACAATAAGATTTTTATTAGAATTaacaaaaatatcattttaaatgatatttaaaaaaatagtgtggaaaattattttattattttaatatttttataaataaaatatattaaatttaattttaatattttttagtaatatatttaataaaatattttccacAATATCTCCAGTGACAAAGGAGAGCATTCCTGATCAGTTGAAAGAGTACAGTGGATAGCACGATCACATCAGAAGCGTCTTCGATCCAAAATTCCCAGAAAGACGAGGACTTGCCGTCAAAAATTTGGCGAAGAATCCAAACCAGTGATCGGCCAAACCCAAAACAGAACCCAGTGCCGACCTTCTAGAAAAGTCCACTCAGTTAGCTGCGGGATGCGGATTTAGGTAATAGGAATTATCCTTAATGGAACTATCTCTTATGACCCACGTGTTCACTTTCTCACATGGGTGCCATTATCACATCCACGTGTAACCGCCCTTATTTAATCTCATTCCTTATCCTACGGTCCCTCCTTCTCCACCTGTACCCTTCCCCGGCTTTTCCTCCGAACGTCTACGTGGCTCTCGCACGAGCCTCCACCGGCTTCTACTATTAGTCATTACGTCTCATACTTTTCTATCTTCTAGCTCTTTATTGCATTACCAAATCCAATGCTTTGCCACTTCTTTTTAACCCAAGAAGCCACAAAGGGGGAATAATTGTTTTCGAAATATAGCAGAGATGGTGCGACAGAACGGTGCTCGAGGAGAGAGAAGAGATGGTGGATACAAGGGAGTGAGGATGAGGAAATGGGGGAAATGGGTAGCGGAGATTCGTCAACCAAACAGCAGAGGGAGGATATGGTTGGGTTCTTATAATACTGCTGAGGAAGCTGCTAGAGCCTACGATGCTGCCCTTTTTTGCCTTCGTGGACCTTCTGCGACTCTCAATTTCCCAATGAATCCGCCGGATATTCATTTAACGACAGACCTTTCTCCGTTGCAGATTCGGGAGGCCGCGCTTAGGCACTC
The sequence above is a segment of the Hevea brasiliensis isolate MT/VB/25A 57/8 chromosome 11, ASM3005281v1, whole genome shotgun sequence genome. Coding sequences within it:
- the LOC110636765 gene encoding ethylene-responsive transcription factor ERF018; amino-acid sequence: MVRQNGARGERRDGGYKGVRMRKWGKWVAEIRQPNSRGRIWLGSYNTAEEAARAYDAALFCLRGPSATLNFPMNPPDIHLTTDLSPLQIREAALRHSRRGVSEITASQDLSSRVPASGLFQESSELRGEVYLPSTEHRVESLDRISGGAYYQASGVWTV